One window of Thermocoleostomius sinensis A174 genomic DNA carries:
- a CDS encoding PucR family transcriptional regulator gives MLDMPIGFVHVASAVTERLAELLCAPVFVTDRKGIVITSSEPHHIGQLLQSERSLSPLGQLLRIPLQHETETGEVIVGQSQNQETVPPRLAHALVELVINQTVTKNETIGRHDLKNQLIYDLVHGRVNDELETLGQARQLGMDLTQPRAVILIDAADYILRNTAYSTYRDLELARKRRAQVVIGSIVSFFHLPNDTICADLGSGNICVLKASNSKNLDPWARSKDVPEGANPSWANLTALKRAAHALLQRLCSDLGTSVNIGIGRYHPGLQGLAQSYKDAQAALSLGNRLQGQNQVHCLAELGIAAFVGIADESTKIDLAKYLLSPLDREPELLTTLNTFFTENCCPSSTAKKLSIHRNTLSYRLDKITSLTGLEPRKFDDAVQMRLSILLRSFQATYSKNF, from the coding sequence ATGCTAGACATGCCGATTGGGTTTGTCCATGTTGCTAGTGCTGTTACGGAGCGGCTTGCGGAACTTTTGTGCGCGCCTGTCTTCGTCACCGATCGCAAGGGTATTGTCATTACCAGCAGTGAACCTCATCACATCGGACAATTATTGCAAAGCGAACGCTCGCTGTCACCTCTTGGTCAACTGCTTCGAATTCCGCTTCAGCATGAGACCGAAACAGGAGAAGTCATTGTCGGTCAGTCGCAGAACCAAGAAACCGTGCCTCCCCGCCTTGCTCATGCCTTAGTGGAACTAGTCATTAATCAAACAGTGACAAAGAACGAAACTATTGGACGTCATGATCTCAAGAATCAGTTAATCTATGATTTAGTTCACGGACGGGTGAACGATGAATTGGAGACATTGGGGCAGGCTCGGCAGTTGGGAATGGATTTAACCCAGCCTAGAGCTGTTATATTGATTGATGCTGCTGATTACATTCTACGGAACACCGCTTATTCTACCTACCGAGATTTAGAGCTAGCCCGTAAGCGACGAGCACAAGTCGTTATTGGTAGCATCGTCAGTTTTTTTCACCTGCCAAACGACACAATCTGTGCGGATTTGGGTAGCGGAAATATCTGTGTACTCAAGGCCAGTAACAGCAAAAACTTAGATCCTTGGGCACGTTCAAAAGACGTACCCGAGGGGGCAAACCCGTCTTGGGCAAACTTAACAGCCTTGAAACGAGCGGCTCACGCCTTGCTTCAGCGTTTGTGTAGTGATTTGGGCACTTCTGTTAATATTGGAATTGGTCGCTACCATCCTGGACTGCAAGGATTGGCTCAATCGTACAAGGACGCCCAAGCAGCCCTATCATTAGGCAATCGCCTGCAAGGGCAAAATCAGGTACATTGCTTAGCAGAGTTAGGGATTGCAGCTTTTGTGGGCATTGCTGATGAGTCCACCAAAATTGATTTAGCTAAATATTTGCTGAGTCCTCTCGATCGAGAGCCGGAATTGTTGACGACCCTCAATACCTTTTTTACAGAAAATTGTTGCCCATCTTCCACCGCCAAAAAACTTTCGATTCATCGCAACACACTCAGTTATCGTCTCGATAAAATTACATCGCTCACAGGACTAGAACCCCGTAAGTTCGATGATGCCGTGCAGATGCGGCTCTCTATTTTACTACGATCGTTTCAAGCAACCTACTCAAAGAATTTTTGA
- a CDS encoding divergent PAP2 family protein, giving the protein MQNFYTILDNHVLAISLLACLLAQVFKLLIELFRNGKVTFRTLVTTGGMPSAHSALVTSLAAGVGQTSGWSSAEFAIAFVFAIIVMYDAAGVRQAAGKQARILNQLVDELFSDHPNFNEERLKELLGHTPFQVIIGSILGVVVSWIATPAY; this is encoded by the coding sequence ATGCAAAATTTCTACACCATTCTAGACAACCACGTCTTGGCAATTTCCTTGCTGGCGTGCTTGTTAGCGCAGGTCTTTAAGCTATTGATTGAATTATTTCGCAATGGCAAAGTCACGTTCCGCACCTTGGTAACAACTGGGGGAATGCCAAGCGCCCACTCAGCCCTTGTAACCTCTTTAGCTGCCGGAGTGGGGCAAACGTCGGGGTGGTCTAGTGCTGAATTTGCGATCGCCTTCGTCTTCGCCATTATTGTCATGTACGATGCAGCCGGGGTTCGGCAAGCAGCCGGTAAACAAGCGCGAATTCTCAACCAACTTGTGGATGAACTGTTCAGCGATCATCCCAACTTCAACGAAGAGCGATTAAAGGAATTGTTGGGGCATACCCCGTTTCAGGTCATTATCGGATCTATTTTGGGCGTGGTGGTTTCCTGGATTGCTACCCCAGCTTACTAA
- the hisS gene encoding histidine--tRNA ligase: protein MSSIQAIRGTRDILPEEVGYWQRVEAVAREIFGRAAYREIRTPIFEQTDLFERGVGEATDIVSKEMYTFVDRGDRSLTLRPENTAGAVRAYIEHHLYAQGGVQRLWYLGPMFRYERPQAGRQRQFHQVGVEVLGSADPRADAEVIAIATDLLKTLGLKDLRLEFNSIGDRGDRQQYREALVNYLTPYKQDLDADSQDRLMRNPLRILDSKDAKTQTILQDAPSILDHLNPESQQRFERVQQLLTELGIPYNVNPKLVRGLDYYTHTVFEIQSDDLGSQATVCAGGRYDGLVTELGGPDTPAVGWASGLERLILLLQQLSSPSAAPLDFYLVSKGDRAEAQALKLAQLLRQQGFSVELDLSGSAFGKQFKRADRSGAIACLILGDAEAESQTVQLKWLASGQQEALMQAELLTQADQLHQQLTAARKEG from the coding sequence ATGAGCAGCATTCAAGCAATCCGAGGAACCCGCGATATCTTGCCCGAAGAGGTTGGTTATTGGCAGCGAGTCGAGGCAGTTGCCAGAGAGATATTTGGTCGGGCGGCCTACCGAGAAATTCGCACACCTATTTTTGAACAAACCGATTTGTTTGAGCGCGGCGTGGGCGAAGCCACGGATATTGTTAGTAAGGAAATGTACACGTTCGTCGATCGCGGCGATCGATCGTTGACGTTGCGCCCAGAAAATACAGCCGGAGCCGTTCGGGCCTATATTGAGCATCACCTATATGCTCAAGGTGGGGTTCAACGACTATGGTATCTAGGTCCAATGTTTCGCTATGAACGACCGCAGGCCGGACGCCAACGACAGTTTCATCAGGTGGGTGTAGAGGTATTGGGCAGTGCTGATCCACGGGCTGATGCGGAAGTGATTGCTATTGCTACCGACTTGCTGAAAACTCTGGGACTCAAAGATCTACGGCTAGAGTTCAACTCTATTGGCGATCGGGGCGATCGGCAACAGTACCGCGAGGCCTTGGTCAACTACCTGACGCCCTACAAGCAAGATCTCGATGCAGATTCTCAAGATCGGTTGATGCGCAATCCTCTGCGCATTTTGGATAGCAAAGATGCCAAAACTCAAACCATCTTGCAAGACGCACCCAGTATTTTGGATCATCTCAATCCAGAGTCACAGCAGCGGTTTGAACGAGTACAGCAATTATTAACCGAATTAGGCATCCCCTACAATGTGAATCCGAAACTAGTGCGGGGGTTAGATTACTATACTCACACCGTATTTGAGATACAGTCAGATGATTTGGGATCGCAGGCAACCGTCTGTGCAGGTGGACGCTATGACGGGTTGGTGACAGAATTGGGTGGCCCTGATACGCCTGCTGTCGGTTGGGCCAGTGGGTTAGAGCGCTTAATTTTGCTGTTGCAACAGTTATCCTCCCCCAGTGCTGCTCCGCTAGATTTCTATCTAGTCTCGAAGGGCGATCGGGCTGAAGCGCAGGCGTTAAAACTGGCTCAACTATTGCGGCAACAAGGATTTTCAGTAGAACTCGATCTCAGCGGCAGTGCTTTTGGCAAGCAGTTCAAACGAGCCGATCGAAGTGGGGCGATCGCCTGTTTGATTCTGGGAGATGCCGAAGCTGAAAGCCAAACCGTGCAGCTAAAATGGCTAGCCTCTGGACAGCAAGAAGCCCTGATGCAAGCGGAACTGTTGACCCAAGCCGATCAATTACACCAGCAGCTTACGGCGGCGCGAAAGGAAGGATGA
- the pedR gene encoding photosynthetic electron transport-dependent transcriptional regulator PedR → MNGGESQTAGSLSERELQIVELVAAGLTNQEIAEKLEISKRTVDNHISNILTKTATGNRVALVRWALQWGKVCIDEVNCCTLPVHPNQASGNPQQPT, encoded by the coding sequence ATGAACGGTGGCGAGTCTCAGACCGCAGGTTCTCTTTCTGAAAGGGAACTTCAAATTGTTGAACTGGTGGCTGCTGGCTTGACCAACCAGGAAATTGCAGAAAAGCTGGAAATTAGTAAGCGCACGGTAGACAACCATATCAGTAATATCTTGACGAAGACCGCAACCGGAAATCGTGTAGCCTTGGTACGATGGGCATTGCAATGGGGCAAAGTATGTATCGACGAAGTCAACTGCTGTACGCTGCCCGTTCATCCCAATCAAGCCAGCGGGAATCCTCAGCAACCCACCTGA
- a CDS encoding NUDIX hydrolase — MQSITTSCPQVAIAILYQNHQFLLQLRDDVPYIRYPGQWAFFGGHLEPGEYPHVAMHRELLEEIEYEPPHITYFRSYAVEATNIIRHVFYAPLVVNPSCLVLHEGIDRGLATIEDIRQGWLFSEELGQPRPLAAPHRQILLDFLQSGIHYLQNDPTSQPF; from the coding sequence ATGCAATCTATAACAACATCCTGTCCGCAAGTGGCCATTGCAATTCTCTATCAAAACCATCAGTTCTTGCTGCAATTACGCGACGATGTTCCTTACATTCGCTATCCAGGGCAGTGGGCCTTCTTTGGCGGACATCTAGAACCTGGTGAATATCCGCATGTTGCCATGCATCGAGAGTTATTGGAAGAAATTGAGTATGAACCGCCTCATATCACTTACTTTCGTTCTTATGCGGTAGAAGCAACGAACATTATTCGCCATGTATTCTATGCACCTCTGGTTGTTAACCCGTCATGTCTAGTGCTCCATGAAGGGATCGATCGAGGATTGGCGACGATCGAAGACATTCGTCAAGGCTGGCTTTTTTCTGAAGAACTTGGTCAACCCCGTCCACTGGCTGCCCCCCATCGCCAAATCCTGCTGGATTTTTTACAAAGTGGAATTCATTACTTACAGAACGACCCAACGTCCCAACCTTTCTAA
- a CDS encoding nucleotide exchange factor GrpE: MPSSSYTLQLRSLMQQVGLSSFKQLGRVAQVSDWQIEQLRRGKADQMRMGVLVRLSQALQIPLDTFLEKFSEGSISVTPTANLCPSVPDVLETDLNHLRQECQRLQMQLAQQRDLLYQEFQHTSLQILESWLLQFPTAAYAAQQNPQAPAVRLLPLMRPIEQLLKAWGIEPIAAVGAELAFDPQHHQLMDGTAQPGDPVRVRYVGYRQGSKLLYRAKVSPVTGLRTTQSE; the protein is encoded by the coding sequence ATGCCTTCCTCCTCGTACACGCTACAACTTCGATCGCTGATGCAACAGGTTGGGCTTTCAAGCTTTAAACAATTGGGGCGGGTAGCTCAAGTCTCTGACTGGCAGATTGAACAACTACGGCGTGGCAAAGCTGACCAGATGCGAATGGGGGTGCTGGTTCGGCTCAGTCAGGCGTTACAGATTCCACTGGATACATTTCTAGAGAAATTTTCCGAAGGTTCGATCTCAGTAACCCCGACTGCAAATCTTTGTCCATCCGTCCCAGATGTACTTGAGACCGATCTCAATCATCTCAGGCAAGAATGTCAACGGCTACAAATGCAGCTTGCTCAACAGCGAGATCTGCTCTATCAGGAATTTCAACATACTAGCTTGCAAATTTTAGAATCCTGGTTGTTGCAGTTTCCAACTGCTGCTTATGCAGCCCAGCAGAATCCTCAAGCGCCGGCGGTGCGTCTTCTACCCTTGATGCGCCCGATCGAGCAGCTGCTGAAGGCGTGGGGCATTGAACCGATCGCGGCGGTTGGGGCAGAGCTTGCCTTTGATCCACAACACCATCAGCTAATGGACGGAACAGCCCAGCCCGGCGATCCAGTTCGGGTGCGCTACGTTGGGTATCGCCAGGGCAGCAAGTTATTATATCGAGCTAAGGTTAGCCCAGTTACCGGATTGCGAACAACTCAGTCTGAATAG
- a CDS encoding peptide ligase PGM1-related protein, translating into MGPEFMQGLTLSSAVDLPTEQFRELKTKLRDRWHELDDLNQADCDILVIPSLSLDQQELQKVKGAHHYEERLLFSLIRLRNPRARLIYVTSQPIHPSVIDYYLQLMPGIPFSHARDRLLLFCTYDSSPQPLTQKILNRPRLIERLRRSIRTNQAYMTCFNSTYLERDLALQLGIPLLALDPDLLYWGTKSGSRQVFAEADVPHPDGSKLVHTPDDLAQVAAELWERQPDLKRIVVKLNEGFSGGGNAILDLRSLQNVAPGTAATCDRMTALSDRFEYLGFQCDGETWTHFSRRIPELGAIVEAFVEGEEKRSPSVQGYIHPDGKVEILSTHDQILGGPDGQVFLGCTFPADEAYRLQLQEYGLQVGENLAAKGALERFSLDFIAVRKPNTRNQWDLQAIEINLRKGGTTHPFMTLKLLTHGHYDYATGLFYNKQGTPKYYIATDNLQQDHYKGLLPSDLMDIIAQHDLHFNSTTETGNVFHLISCLSEYGKIGLTSIGNSPQEARELYDHVIAVLDKESRSAVDFGSYLTFPKISRQIAW; encoded by the coding sequence ATGGGGCCGGAGTTTATGCAGGGTTTAACACTCTCCTCAGCAGTCGATCTGCCGACGGAGCAATTTAGAGAACTTAAAACAAAGCTGCGCGATCGTTGGCACGAGCTAGACGATTTGAATCAGGCAGATTGCGATATTTTGGTGATCCCTTCCCTTAGCTTGGATCAGCAGGAATTACAAAAGGTAAAGGGAGCACATCACTACGAGGAGCGTTTGCTATTTTCGTTGATTCGTTTACGCAATCCTCGCGCTCGCCTAATTTATGTCACCTCTCAGCCTATCCATCCTAGCGTCATCGATTATTACCTGCAACTGATGCCGGGAATTCCTTTCTCTCATGCCCGCGATCGACTGCTGCTATTCTGCACCTATGATTCGTCTCCGCAGCCCCTGACGCAAAAAATCCTTAATCGTCCTCGGTTAATTGAGCGCTTGCGGCGATCGATCCGCACGAATCAAGCCTACATGACCTGTTTTAACTCGACATATTTAGAGCGAGATCTAGCCTTGCAGCTAGGAATTCCGTTGCTGGCGCTTGATCCAGATTTGCTGTATTGGGGCACAAAGAGCGGCAGTCGCCAAGTGTTTGCCGAGGCAGATGTTCCGCATCCAGACGGCAGCAAATTAGTGCACACCCCCGACGACTTGGCCCAGGTTGCGGCTGAGCTTTGGGAACGACAACCCGACCTGAAGCGGATTGTGGTGAAGCTAAATGAAGGATTTTCGGGAGGCGGCAATGCCATTTTGGATCTGCGATCGCTGCAAAATGTCGCTCCGGGCACGGCGGCGACTTGCGATCGAATGACTGCCCTGAGCGATCGATTTGAGTACCTGGGGTTTCAATGCGATGGTGAAACCTGGACGCACTTCAGCCGCCGCATTCCAGAATTAGGGGCAATTGTGGAGGCGTTTGTGGAAGGTGAAGAAAAACGATCGCCCAGCGTGCAAGGCTATATTCATCCAGACGGCAAAGTGGAGATCCTGTCCACCCATGATCAAATTTTGGGTGGACCTGATGGCCAAGTGTTTTTGGGCTGCACCTTTCCTGCTGATGAGGCCTACCGCTTGCAGCTTCAGGAATATGGCTTGCAAGTAGGAGAAAACCTGGCCGCGAAAGGGGCCTTGGAGCGCTTCAGCCTCGATTTTATTGCGGTTCGTAAGCCCAATACTCGTAATCAGTGGGATTTACAGGCGATCGAAATTAATTTGCGCAAAGGTGGTACAACGCATCCGTTTATGACCCTGAAACTATTGACGCATGGGCACTATGACTATGCCACCGGGTTGTTTTACAACAAGCAAGGCACGCCGAAGTACTACATTGCTACTGATAATTTGCAGCAAGATCACTACAAAGGTCTGCTTCCCAGCGACTTAATGGACATCATTGCCCAGCATGATCTGCATTTCAACAGCACAACTGAGACAGGGAATGTGTTTCACCTGATTAGCTGCTTGTCGGAGTATGGCAAAATCGGCCTGACAAGCATTGGGAACTCTCCTCAAGAGGCCCGAGAGTTGTACGATCATGTGATCGCTGTTTTGGATAAAGAGTCCAGATCGGCCGTCGATTTTGGTTCTTACCTAACTTTCCCCAAGATTTCCCGTCAAATTGCCTGGTGA
- a CDS encoding response regulator gives MVAAVNVLVLKGLRVLVVDDEEDSQTLLAFILEMQGAEVKTVASAESAFHLLADYQPDLLLCDIAMPDEDGYSLLQRVRSLMGHSGQIPAIAVSALAPEVSLSESLAVGFQAYVPKPVDFDELIATILRVCPSQEE, from the coding sequence ATGGTTGCAGCAGTGAATGTACTTGTGCTTAAGGGTTTACGAGTCTTGGTTGTAGATGATGAAGAAGATAGCCAAACCTTGCTTGCCTTCATTCTAGAGATGCAGGGTGCAGAGGTCAAAACAGTTGCATCAGCCGAGTCCGCCTTTCATCTGCTTGCTGATTATCAACCCGACTTACTACTTTGTGACATCGCCATGCCGGACGAAGATGGATATTCATTGCTGCAACGAGTTCGATCGCTCATGGGGCACAGTGGACAAATTCCAGCGATCGCGGTAAGTGCTTTGGCACCAGAAGTATCGTTATCAGAGAGTCTAGCTGTTGGATTCCAAGCCTATGTTCCTAAACCGGTTGATTTTGATGAGCTAATCGCAACAATCTTGCGCGTGTGTCCCAGTCAGGAAGAGTAG
- a CDS encoding response regulator, which yields MYNIAIVDDNEAWCFTLEFFLRQHGFLVSSFNTPDIFLKQAHRFDLALIDFSIPVRRFQQEVDGPSLIARIKRQLPQPPLLVLISAYFTKEVLTYPQDICPEADAYLSKSCELDEILQCVQHLLSSNRSGELQFSSTSQNKQSYRRQRAWQY from the coding sequence ATGTATAATATCGCGATTGTTGATGATAACGAAGCTTGGTGCTTTACTCTGGAGTTCTTCTTGCGCCAGCATGGATTTTTGGTTTCTAGTTTTAATACACCTGATATCTTTCTTAAGCAAGCTCATCGGTTTGATCTAGCTCTTATCGATTTCTCCATTCCTGTCCGGCGCTTTCAGCAAGAGGTGGATGGGCCCAGTTTAATTGCTCGAATCAAGCGGCAATTGCCACAGCCTCCTCTACTAGTTCTCATTTCTGCTTATTTCACGAAAGAGGTATTGACATATCCTCAGGATATCTGCCCTGAAGCAGATGCCTATCTCAGTAAAAGTTGTGAATTAGATGAAATCCTTCAATGCGTCCAGCACCTATTGAGTTCCAACCGATCAGGCGAACTACAATTTTCCTCGACGTCTCAGAACAAACAGTCCTATCGTAGGCAACGAGCTTGGCAATATTAG
- the folD gene encoding bifunctional methylenetetrahydrofolate dehydrogenase/methenyltetrahydrofolate cyclohydrolase FolD yields MADLLDGKALATRLQLELSEQVKTLAMRAGRPPGLAVLMVGDNPASAAYVRGKETACSRVGIASYGKHFPTDTSQAELKQVIQSLNQDDRVDGILVQLPLPDHLDAVALLNQIAPDKDADGLHPTNLGRLVRGEPGLRSCTPAGVMRLLADYQLDPKGQHAVVIGRSILVGKPLALMLLEANATVTIAHSRTADLAAVARTADILVTAIGQPKLVTPDMVKPGAIVVDVGINRITQTTGKSQLVGDVDFEAVYPVASWITPVPGGIGPMTVTMLLHNTVWSYCQRLNLAP; encoded by the coding sequence ATGGCTGATTTGTTGGATGGTAAGGCACTAGCAACACGACTGCAATTAGAGTTGTCCGAACAGGTGAAGACCCTTGCAATGCGGGCGGGTCGGCCACCAGGATTAGCAGTTTTAATGGTTGGTGATAATCCTGCTAGTGCGGCTTATGTTCGAGGTAAGGAAACCGCCTGTAGTCGCGTCGGGATCGCGTCCTATGGCAAGCACTTTCCCACAGACACCTCCCAAGCAGAGTTGAAGCAAGTCATCCAATCTTTGAATCAGGACGATCGTGTGGATGGCATTCTGGTGCAGTTGCCGCTGCCCGATCACCTAGATGCGGTAGCGCTGCTCAATCAAATTGCTCCGGATAAAGACGCCGATGGCTTGCATCCTACGAACTTGGGACGACTAGTGCGGGGTGAACCGGGACTGCGAAGCTGTACACCCGCCGGGGTGATGCGGCTATTAGCAGACTATCAACTCGATCCAAAGGGACAACACGCGGTAGTGATTGGACGCAGCATTTTAGTGGGCAAACCGTTGGCACTGATGTTGCTAGAGGCTAATGCTACGGTGACGATCGCCCATTCCCGTACCGCCGATCTGGCTGCTGTTGCCCGCACTGCTGATATCCTGGTGACAGCCATCGGTCAGCCCAAACTCGTTACCCCTGACATGGTTAAACCCGGAGCCATCGTTGTTGATGTGGGAATCAACCGCATCACCCAGACAACTGGCAAATCTCAATTAGTAGGCGATGTAGATTTTGAGGCAGTTTACCCTGTAGCATCATGGATTACTCCCGTTCCAGGGGGAATTGGGCCGATGACCGTCACCATGCTGTTGCACAATACAGTATGGAGCTATTGTCAGCGGTTGAATTTAGCTCCGTAG
- the crtE gene encoding geranylgeranyl diphosphate synthase CrtE codes for MTSSANQGTLAPDNDPSVFNLKHYLATQQAQVEAALDRSITIVYPETIYESMRYSLMAGGKRLRPILCLATCELMGGTVDMAMPTACALEMIHTMSLIHDDLPAMDNDDYRRGKLTNHKVYGEDIAILAGDGLLTYAFEIIADQTHNVPADRVLRVIARLGRAVGAAGLVGGQVVDLESEGNPDVTLETLNFIHRHKTGALLEAAVVSGALLAGAADLDLQRLTRYAQNIGLAFQIVDDVLDITATQEQLGKTAGKDLQAQKATYPSFWGIDESKRQAEHLIAEAKAELETYGTAAQPLKAIADFITARNH; via the coding sequence ATGACAAGTTCAGCGAATCAAGGAACCCTGGCCCCAGATAATGATCCGTCAGTCTTTAATCTGAAGCACTATCTTGCAACCCAGCAAGCTCAGGTGGAAGCGGCACTCGATCGATCGATTACGATTGTTTATCCAGAGACGATCTACGAGTCCATGCGCTACTCGCTGATGGCAGGTGGAAAGCGGTTGCGTCCTATCTTGTGTTTAGCAACCTGTGAATTAATGGGTGGAACCGTTGACATGGCGATGCCCACAGCCTGTGCTCTCGAAATGATTCACACCATGTCGCTGATTCACGACGACTTGCCCGCGATGGATAACGACGACTACCGTCGAGGCAAGCTCACCAATCACAAAGTTTATGGTGAAGATATTGCCATTTTGGCCGGCGATGGGCTGTTGACCTATGCCTTTGAAATCATTGCTGATCAAACCCACAATGTTCCAGCCGATCGGGTGCTCCGAGTTATTGCTCGTTTAGGGCGGGCAGTTGGAGCCGCAGGATTAGTCGGGGGACAGGTAGTAGATCTAGAATCAGAAGGCAATCCGGATGTGACATTGGAAACACTGAATTTTATCCATCGTCACAAAACTGGGGCCCTACTAGAGGCGGCGGTTGTGTCTGGTGCTTTACTGGCTGGAGCCGCAGACCTTGATCTGCAACGATTAACCCGCTATGCCCAAAACATTGGACTGGCCTTCCAAATTGTCGATGATGTGTTGGACATCACTGCAACACAAGAGCAGTTGGGCAAAACCGCTGGGAAGGATCTGCAAGCTCAAAAAGCAACCTATCCTAGTTTTTGGGGAATTGATGAGTCCAAACGCCAGGCTGAGCATCTTATTGCTGAGGCCAAAGCAGAATTAGAGACCTATGGCACTGCCGCTCAACCGCTCAAGGCGATCGCAGACTTTATCACGGCTCGCAATCACTAG